The following coding sequences lie in one Diceros bicornis minor isolate mBicDic1 chromosome 33, mDicBic1.mat.cur, whole genome shotgun sequence genomic window:
- the NPBWR1 gene encoding neuropeptides B/W receptor type 1 translates to MHNASFSEPGFSNVSCAGIAPGCPNASGPLLPPPLPLAVAVPVVYAVICAVGLAGNSAVLYVLLRAPRMKTVTNVFILNLAIADELFTLVLPINIADFLLQQWPFGELVCKLIVAIDQYNTFSSLYFLMVMSADRYLVVLATAESRRVAGRTYGAARAVSLAVWGLVTLVVLPFAVFARLDDEQGRRQCVLVFPQPEAFWWRASRLYTLVLGFAIPVSTICVLYTTLLCRLRAIRLDSHAKALDRAKKRVTLLVVAILVVCLLCWTPYHLSTVVALTTDLPQTPAVIAVSYFITSLSYANSCLNPFLYAFLDDSFRRSLRQLLACRAAA, encoded by the coding sequence ATGCACAATGCGTCGTTCTCGGAACCGGGGTTCTCCAACGTGTCGTGCGCCGGCATCGCTCCGGGCTGCCCCAACGCGTCGGGcccgctgctgccgccgccgctgccgctggCCGTGGCCGTGCCAGTCGTCTACGCTGTGATCTGCGCGGTGGGGCTGGCAGGCAACTCGGCTGTGCTGTATGTGCTGCTGCGGGCCCCCCGCATGAAGACTGTCACCAACGTGTTCATCCTCAACCTGGCCATCGCCGACGAGCTCTTCACGCTGGTGCTGCCCATCAACATCGCCGACTTCCTGCTGCAGCAGTGGCCCTTCGGGGAGCTCGTGTGCAAGCTCATCGTGGCCATCGACCAGTACAACACCTTCTCCAGCCTCTACTTCCTCATGGTCATGAGCGCCGACCGCTACCTGGTGGTGCTGGCCACCGCGGAGTCGCGCCGGGTGGCCGGCCGCACGTACGGCGCCGCGCGCGCCGTGAGCCTGGCCGTGTGGGGGCTCGTGACGCTGGTCGTGCTGCCTTTCGCGGTCTTCGCCCGGCTCGACGACGAGCAGGGCCGGCGCCAGTGCGTGCTGGTCTTCCCGCAGCCCGAGGCCTTCTGGTGGCGGGCAAGCCGCCTCTACACGCTCGTGCTCGGCTTCGCTATCCCCGTGTCCACCATCTGCGTCCTCTACACCACCCTGCTGTGCCGGCTGCGCGCCATACGCCTCGACAGTCACGCCAAGGCCCTGGACCGCGCCAAGAAGCGGGTGACTCTCCTGGTGGTGGCGATCCTGGTCGTGTGCCTCCTCTGCTGGACGCCCTACCACCTGAGCACCGTGGTGGCGCTCACCACCGACCTCCCGCAGACGCCGGCCGTCATCGCGGTCTCCTACTTCATCACCAGCCTGAGCTACGCCAACAGCTGCCTCAACCCCTTCCTCTACGCCTTCCTGGACGACAGCTTCCGCAGGAGCCTCCGCCAGCTGCTGGCGTGCCGCGCCGCCGCCTGA